The nucleotide window CAAGGCTTCTCGATAGCGAAATCATAGTTTAAAGTTCAGTGTTAGAACCTTAAACTTGCTCAGTGAGTTTTATATATATAGGATTCCAATTAAATTAAGAGGAGTTAGGAGTCCCTTTAAGAAATTGGGAAGAACTTGGGAAATTTAAACCTGTTTGGATCTCATTTAGTTGTTACTGTGAAAAAACAGGGGGATTAAGTACTAAACAAGACTAAGATATAAAGTAAGATCTATCTCAGGAGAATTTAGATTTTTAACCCGATTTTTATCCCTGTAAATGATCAGGGATTATTTGCTCCTCAAATGCCAAAATGGAGGTTAGACATTTGATAGATATAGATCCCAGTGGTATTCTGGTTCGTTATAACGTAAAAATGGAAAAGGAAATGACACCGGAAGATGCTGCAGAAGAACTTTACCCAAAGGATTCGATGATTTATCCGATTGCAAAGGCTATCTTTGAAGGCGAAGAGGACGACGTTGTTGAAGGGTTGGAGAAAGCTATTGACTCAGGGAAAGACCCTATCTCTCTTATCGATGACGCACTGATGGTTGGAATGGGAGTAGTCACGAGACTTTATGATGAGGGAGTTATTTTCCTGCCAAACGTGATGATGTCTGCTGATGCCATGCTGGAAGGCATTGACTATGTTAAGCAGAAAGCAGGAAAAGCACCTGTTGTTAAAGGGAAAGTTGTTTGTCACGTTGCAGAAGGGGACGTCCACGATATAGGAAAGAATATCGTAGCCGCATTGCTTAGAGCTAACGGATATGAAGTAGTGGATCTTGGAAGAGATGTCCCTGTAGATGAGGTAATATCGGCTGTCGAGAAAGAAAATCCCCTCATGCTTACAGGTACTGCCCTGATGACCACAACCATGTACGCATTTAAAGAAGTTAATGACAAGCTTCTGGAGAAAGGCTACAGGATTCCGTTTGCATGTGGTGGCGGTGCTGTGAACCAGGACTTCGTATCCCAGTATGAGTTAGGCGTATATGGCGAAGAAGCAGCCGATGCTCCTAAGATAGCGGATTTCATCAAGGCACATGGGGATAACGTTGTGAAACTGAGGGAGAAATTCCATAAACACTGAGGAGATGGAGTAATGACAGTAACAAGATATACTAAAATGGCTTATGCAAACGCAGATGATATGGTTTTTGGAAGAGCTATCACCCCAGTTAAAACCGGACTGGAACTGGAAATCGGTGCCGGCTACACAGCTCCCGAAGTTAACTATGCTCCAAGACCTGAAGCTGGCGCATCCAAAGAAAAACTCATAAAAGAATACGAAAGGATCACCACTGACATTATGGCAAGAATGGTTCAGATCGGAGCCCCTGCTGTCGTGCTTGAAACCGAACATGTTCAGCAGATGTCCAACAATCCTTCCTGGGGAGCAGAAGTCGCACATGCCCAGAAGACTATCATGGAAGACTACCATGACGAATACGGCATAAAGTGTGCACTCCGCCACACCATTGGTGACATCCGTGAGAGCAGGGAATACCTCGAGCTTAGAGGAGGAGACAAATATAACACCTTTTTGGAGGCCTTCGAACAATGTGCCCAGAATGGTGCTGATATGCTTGCAGTTGAGTCAATGGGCGGGAAAGAAATCTTTGACTATGCAATTCTCAGGAACGATATGGCCGGAGTACTTTACGGCATCGGTGTTCTCGGTAGCAT belongs to Methanosarcina barkeri 3 and includes:
- the mtaC gene encoding methanol--corrinoid protein MtaC, which translates into the protein MEVRHLIDIDPSGILVRYNVKMEKEMTPEDAAEELYPKDSMIYPIAKAIFEGEEDDVVEGLEKAIDSGKDPISLIDDALMVGMGVVTRLYDEGVIFLPNVMMSADAMLEGIDYVKQKAGKAPVVKGKVVCHVAEGDVHDIGKNIVAALLRANGYEVVDLGRDVPVDEVISAVEKENPLMLTGTALMTTTMYAFKEVNDKLLEKGYRIPFACGGGAVNQDFVSQYELGVYGEEAADAPKIADFIKAHGDNVVKLREKFHKH